In Methanolobus chelungpuianus, the following proteins share a genomic window:
- a CDS encoding mechanosensitive ion channel family protein produces MELDDRFFHLFESFRTMLIVFRGIEAIRDFMRCVGSSIQAVNYFFLLCWTIDVYFCCHYTSRLLRYHRGHIEHYACCTGVGNIIVGLAAQTTLINIILGGALLIDRRFCIGGRIRAEQLDMWGGAIEIGWRSTRILIVDNHLVAIPNSISGTGPVINYSIPEKIFRIGTDMVVSYGPDIDYIKGLIKDALGSETWVMHERPVQVLLLQFTDHGVKLNVR; encoded by the coding sequence ATGGAGCTTGACGACAGGTTTTTTCATCTTTTTGAGAGCTTCCGTACAATGCTTATTGTTTTCCGTGGCATAGAAGCAATAAGAGATTTCATGAGGTGCGTAGGTAGCAGCATACAGGCCGTTAACTATTTTTTTCTTTTATGCTGGACCATTGATGTCTATTTTTGCTGTCATTATACTTCTCGACTACTTCGATATCATAGGGGCCATATTGAACACTATGCTTGCTGCACTGGGGTCGGAAACATTATTGTGGGACTGGCCGCCCAAACCACCCTCATAAATATAATTCTCGGTGGAGCACTTCTAATAGACCGTCGATTTTGCATAGGGGGCCGCATTCGTGCCGAGCAACTTGATATGTGGGGAGGCGCTATTGAAATAGGCTGGCGGTCAACGCGCATCCTGATAGTGGACAATCATCTTGTAGCAATCCCTAATTCCATTAGCGGTACAGGTCCCGTCATAAATTACTCGATTCCTGAAAAGATCTTCCGCATAGGGACCGACATGGTAGTTTCCTATGGGCCGGATATTGATTATATAAAAGGTCTCATCAAGGACGCTCTTGGAAGCGAGACGTGGGTTATGCATGAAAGGCCAGTGCAGGTATTACTTCTCCAATTTACGGATCATGGGGTGAAACTCAATGTCAGGTGA
- a CDS encoding calcium/sodium antiporter: MIDYLFILLGLVFLYKGANWFVEGASSLAKQLGVSPLVIGLTVVAFGTSMPELIVNVFASIQGNSNVAFGNIVGSNIINIMLILGLTGLISPMIVKRSVVWKEIPFALLAVLVLATMSNKILLANDTVNLLTRTDGIVLLFFFLIFVYYLFESIRSNKTNSSDSTGNYSSTKISLMLIGGLAALIIGGRLTVDGAVSVARQVGISELLISSTIVAIGTSLPELVTSVAAALKKEMDLSMGNILGSNIFNIFFIMGISATISPLAVPAVINTDLLVLTLATVLCFIFMFSGEKHKLERWEASILLVIYAAYTLFIIYRG, translated from the coding sequence ATGATCGATTACTTGTTCATTTTGCTGGGTCTTGTATTCCTGTACAAGGGAGCAAACTGGTTCGTTGAAGGAGCATCATCCCTGGCTAAACAGTTAGGAGTATCGCCTCTGGTTATCGGATTGACTGTGGTAGCTTTCGGGACTTCCATGCCCGAACTAATAGTTAACGTATTTGCTTCCATTCAGGGAAACAGTAATGTTGCATTTGGTAACATTGTGGGAAGTAATATAATCAATATCATGCTCATTCTTGGCCTGACAGGTTTGATAAGCCCCATGATCGTGAAAAGATCTGTAGTCTGGAAAGAGATACCTTTTGCCTTACTTGCTGTCCTTGTTCTGGCAACCATGTCAAACAAAATCCTGCTGGCCAACGACACAGTGAATCTGCTGACAAGAACAGACGGGATAGTGTTGCTGTTCTTCTTTTTGATCTTTGTCTATTACCTGTTCGAATCGATCAGAAGCAATAAAACTAATTCATCTGACAGTACTGGGAACTATTCCAGCACAAAGATCTCACTAATGCTTATCGGTGGACTGGCTGCGTTGATCATCGGAGGAAGGCTGACCGTAGATGGCGCAGTATCCGTTGCAAGACAAGTAGGGATAAGTGAGCTTCTGATATCCTCTACCATAGTTGCTATAGGGACATCTCTTCCCGAGCTGGTCACATCGGTTGCAGCCGCACTTAAAAAAGAGATGGATCTTTCTATGGGGAACATACTCGGTTCAAACATATTCAATATCTTTTTCATTATGGGAATCTCTGCAACGATCTCCCCGCTGGCAGTACCTGCTGTCATAAATACCGACCTGCTGGTCCTGACATTAGCTACAGTACTATGTTTTATCTTTATGTTCAGCGGAGAGAAGCACAAACTGGAACGATGGGAAGCATCTATCTTACTGGTGATCTATGCAGCCTATACATTGTTCATCATATACAGGGGTTGA
- a CDS encoding VWA domain-containing protein — MQSLNQEIAETEEFARILHADRFPELADEKFKLILSRKLSSWEMSARSYLENANPLKEHLSRLDLAAWDLKRHGGCEGSVLSDLSNYRSLHPSVNVAFWEKKILAAKGGMGGKKDNNATEAFTAIRRNEQEAWRKEYEEQLLEWQLREMQKLRSRFAKDLKEWFETIRQIKEAFDELDIEQDILWDLSAEELTEQDISFLKQWAEYLNNARGIRELCELMGRLRKEQRSDHTEIIDSTVQYCIREPDRTSNEMVVGIELGTDLENVIPQELALLSDDDVALLFDLKYVERRLMCFSRQGYRNRIIEEIVRHTVTVVDEEKMGPIIICLDTSNSMSGAPEYIAKALTLSIVSRAASQKRKCYLINFSTSIETLDLTPPKGIRDLIDFLRMSFHGSTDVVPALCEGVRMMQDENYEKADLLVISDFLFPDLSPGIVSLCREQKLNENRFFALAITPFITDQINEDVFDQSWNYNTSRGTLSEIMNCFRYGFAVKPSASSFPDNGLGRI; from the coding sequence ATGCAGTCCCTGAATCAGGAAATTGCTGAAACGGAAGAATTTGCCAGAATCCTTCACGCAGACAGGTTCCCTGAGCTGGCAGATGAAAAGTTCAAACTTATACTGAGCAGGAAGCTAAGCAGCTGGGAAATGTCAGCCCGCAGTTATCTGGAAAATGCGAATCCTCTGAAAGAACACCTGTCCAGACTGGATCTTGCAGCATGGGATCTTAAGAGACACGGCGGTTGCGAAGGATCGGTATTAAGTGACCTGAGCAATTACAGGTCACTTCACCCTTCTGTAAATGTTGCATTCTGGGAGAAAAAGATACTTGCTGCGAAAGGGGGAATGGGCGGGAAGAAGGACAATAATGCTACAGAGGCTTTCACCGCTATTCGCAGGAATGAACAGGAAGCCTGGAGAAAAGAGTACGAGGAGCAGCTGCTTGAATGGCAGCTCAGGGAAATGCAAAAGCTTCGCTCAAGATTTGCAAAGGACCTGAAGGAATGGTTTGAGACAATACGGCAAATCAAAGAGGCATTTGATGAGCTGGACATTGAGCAGGATATCCTGTGGGACCTGAGCGCCGAGGAATTAACCGAGCAGGACATCTCTTTTCTTAAGCAATGGGCCGAGTATTTGAATAATGCCAGGGGCATCCGTGAATTGTGTGAACTGATGGGAAGGCTGCGAAAGGAACAGCGATCTGACCATACAGAGATCATTGATTCAACTGTTCAGTACTGCATCAGAGAACCGGATAGAACCTCCAATGAGATGGTTGTTGGTATTGAGCTTGGTACGGATCTGGAAAATGTGATACCGCAGGAATTGGCCCTGTTAAGTGATGATGATGTCGCATTGCTTTTTGACCTGAAGTATGTTGAAAGACGACTGATGTGTTTTTCCAGACAGGGCTACAGGAACCGGATCATTGAAGAAATTGTTCGGCATACTGTGACCGTTGTCGATGAGGAGAAGATGGGGCCTATCATCATTTGTCTCGACACGAGCAATTCCATGTCAGGCGCCCCGGAATACATTGCCAAGGCATTGACCCTCAGCATAGTGTCCCGGGCAGCTTCACAGAAGAGAAAATGCTATCTTATCAATTTCAGTACTTCAATAGAGACCCTTGACCTGACTCCCCCGAAAGGGATTCGTGACCTGATAGACTTCCTCAGGATGAGTTTTCACGGAAGCACCGATGTTGTGCCAGCCCTGTGTGAGGGAGTAAGAATGATGCAGGATGAGAATTATGAGAAAGCGGATCTGCTGGTCATTTCTGATTTCCTGTTCCCGGATCTGTCCCCGGGCATTGTTTCCCTCTGCAGGGAGCAAAAACTCAACGAGAACCGTTTCTTCGCACTAGCTATCACTCCTTTCATCACCGACCAGATTAATGAGGATGTTTTTGATCAAAGCTGGAACTATAACACCAGCCGAGGCACTCTTTCAGAGATAATGAACTGCTTCAGATATGGTTTCGCAGTGAAGCCATCCGCAAGTTCATTTCCAGATAACGGATTGGGAAGGATTTAG
- a CDS encoding AAA family ATPase has product MRKRVADLINICSDGLYEREEIVAVSLLSAIAGQPVFLYGLPGTAKSLIARRLSKVFKDTSHFEYLMQNFSTPEDVFGPVSIQELKKDNYVRKTDGYLPAADFAFLDEIWKSSPAILNTLLTIINERIYRNNGKAEKVPLKALIAASNEIPPPNQGLEALYDRFVMRIVVDPMHERENFERLLDGGPVPIDVVVPDRLQFSHAEWERIPDEIYKVGISREVFAIINSIRVSIDEFNRDNPETAVYVSDRRWQRIAFILKASALLCDRTEVIPVDTFILRHCLWTLEENREQIDGIVVRAVKQFGCANHEKLNSWLLDHTGIENDVFDTFFYPEDVYDTTEISGKQYFPITSPEIEKDPNGHSPVKIKVRFYVPVEKMGTYDPFTPVDENGDLQLRLECNFNGTRLCEVKIQEKLLKSGWDYPIKSNSYVEWFEATLPVKFKRGAQKNVSPGVRYAFEDACKRSLMALEEITSNTVHYVDAQRKLNETPFVPVEKREMLLDSFEAFLKDLENHRLNAEHLLEKVQSHAVPESGNC; this is encoded by the coding sequence ATGAGAAAGAGAGTTGCAGATCTGATCAACATCTGTTCTGACGGACTGTACGAGAGAGAAGAGATCGTTGCAGTTTCGCTTCTTTCAGCCATTGCAGGACAGCCTGTTTTCCTGTATGGGTTACCGGGCACGGCAAAAAGTCTGATTGCACGTCGTCTATCAAAGGTTTTTAAAGACACTAGTCATTTTGAATACCTGATGCAGAACTTCAGCACTCCTGAAGATGTTTTTGGACCGGTCAGTATCCAGGAACTTAAAAAGGATAACTATGTCCGCAAAACGGATGGATACCTGCCTGCTGCCGACTTTGCTTTTCTTGATGAGATATGGAAAAGCAGCCCAGCCATCCTGAACACACTATTGACCATCATAAATGAAAGGATCTACCGTAATAACGGCAAGGCTGAAAAAGTCCCGCTAAAGGCACTGATCGCTGCAAGTAATGAGATACCTCCGCCCAACCAGGGACTGGAAGCTCTCTATGATCGTTTTGTGATGCGGATAGTGGTAGATCCTATGCATGAAAGAGAGAACTTTGAAAGGCTGCTTGACGGAGGTCCCGTCCCAATCGATGTAGTAGTTCCGGACAGGCTGCAATTCTCTCATGCCGAATGGGAGAGAATCCCTGATGAGATATACAAAGTAGGCATTTCCAGGGAAGTGTTTGCCATCATAAATTCGATCAGGGTGTCAATTGACGAGTTCAACAGGGATAATCCCGAAACCGCAGTTTACGTTTCTGACCGCAGGTGGCAAAGGATAGCATTCATACTGAAGGCTTCCGCACTCCTATGCGACCGCACAGAGGTGATACCTGTTGATACATTTATATTGCGGCATTGCCTGTGGACACTTGAAGAGAACAGAGAGCAGATCGATGGGATAGTTGTAAGAGCCGTGAAACAATTTGGCTGTGCCAATCACGAAAAACTGAACAGCTGGTTACTGGATCACACCGGTATTGAAAATGATGTCTTTGATACATTTTTTTATCCGGAGGATGTCTATGACACAACAGAGATATCCGGGAAACAATATTTTCCTATAACGTCACCTGAGATAGAAAAAGACCCTAATGGTCATAGTCCTGTTAAGATAAAGGTCCGTTTTTATGTGCCTGTAGAGAAGATGGGGACCTATGACCCGTTTACGCCAGTTGATGAAAACGGAGATCTCCAATTACGCCTGGAATGCAATTTCAATGGGACTAGACTATGTGAGGTTAAAATACAGGAGAAATTGCTGAAAAGCGGCTGGGACTATCCTATTAAAAGTAATTCATATGTTGAGTGGTTTGAAGCAACCCTGCCTGTAAAGTTTAAAAGGGGTGCCCAAAAGAATGTATCCCCGGGAGTCAGATATGCTTTCGAGGATGCGTGTAAGAGATCCCTGATGGCGCTTGAAGAAATCACCAGTAACACAGTCCACTATGTCGATGCTCAGAGAAAGTTGAATGAAACACCGTTCGTGCCTGTAGAGAAGAGGGAAATGCTGCTTGATTCATTCGAGGCTTTTCTCAAAGACCTGGAAAATCATAGGTTGAATGCTGAACATCTGCTGGAAAAGGTGCAATCTCATGCAGTCCCTGAATCAGGAAATTGCTGA
- a CDS encoding CPBP family glutamic-type intramembrane protease, with amino-acid sequence MNVRSMVDWNVFWSLFMVAELSMLAALPYAVSVSGDAIQEFGGSFPTVLATQIAQGTAFLLLSLFTGIFLGKKVGLKATLLESLFEGRGLPEGFNSSLKLSILLGLLVGTLIFATDRLVFSMFTEPLTVLLSSPPIEQRILYSFYAGIVEEIILRFFLVTLLVWISWKIKKNPDGSPTTTGFWLSILLVSTIYGFGYFLSLTSVTDYNAILPIAIIALGIISGSVFGWLYWKKGLEAAIIANLSASLMVFVILGSLF; translated from the coding sequence ATGAATGTTAGAAGCATGGTTGACTGGAATGTTTTCTGGTCCTTGTTCATGGTTGCAGAGCTATCGATGCTTGCAGCCCTCCCATATGCAGTATCTGTGTCAGGGGATGCTATCCAGGAATTTGGCGGTTCCTTTCCTACTGTCCTGGCGACTCAGATCGCTCAGGGGACAGCGTTTTTACTATTGTCCCTGTTCACAGGCATTTTCCTGGGGAAAAAGGTAGGCCTGAAGGCAACATTACTTGAATCACTATTTGAGGGAAGGGGTTTACCTGAAGGTTTTAACTCTTCCCTGAAACTATCTATCCTTCTTGGCCTGCTGGTGGGCACCCTGATCTTTGCAACCGACCGACTTGTTTTCTCGATGTTTACCGAGCCCCTGACCGTACTGCTCTCATCACCCCCGATAGAACAGAGGATATTGTACTCATTCTATGCAGGTATAGTGGAGGAGATAATTCTGCGGTTCTTCCTTGTGACCCTTCTGGTATGGATCTCATGGAAGATCAAGAAAAATCCTGACGGATCTCCCACAACCACAGGTTTCTGGCTTTCCATACTTCTGGTCAGCACCATTTATGGCTTTGGCTACTTTTTGTCCTTAACTTCAGTGACAGACTACAATGCGATACTTCCCATTGCTATCATTGCCCTGGGAATAATATCAGGAAGCGTTTTCGGGTGGCTTTACTGGAAAAAGGGTCTTGAGGCTGCGATAATTGCCAACCTGAGCGCCAGCCTTATGGTATTCGTGATCCTTGGTTCTCTTTTCTGA
- a CDS encoding PKD domain-containing protein, with translation MRNLLVLAIVFMMLAQVMVPVALAAELVSVEVVSNSQHAVIEVQQGETVNFTINLTAEGSISGSFTSSNPNRAAINTVYSVTGTSDSSSTPSSYYDFYASSTLVGGSNYLVTWNGAPAAYEVPATASASLTAEPGDYVIRIAATFNNPSGSGGKLGDTTGDYLTIRVIEATSVTNSIPSVAADCNSVIVDEGQTAFNTGTWSDQDSDDNVILTASVGSVTKLGDNNDGTWSWSYDTTDGPTQGQAVTITANDGNEGVTTTSFSLTVNNVAPTATFGNNGPLNEGSSFTLSMINPYDPSSVDTTAGFEYAFDCGAGYGNFSAGNSFTCPTADNGIVNVKGKIRDKDGGVSEYNATIAIYNVAPAITLITGPIGPVEMNTPVTMNATFTDPGTDDTHSAVWSWGDGTETSMLLGTVASPVTGSHIYSAAGIYTVTLTVTDDDNGSGVEIYQYVVVYDPSAGFVTGGGWIMSPAGAYSADESLAGKASFGFVSKYQKGAKVPTGQTEFQFKAGDLNFQSSSYEWLVISGSKATYKGIGTINGAGDYGFMLTATDGGNKGVDTFRIKIWDRSNNDAVIYDNQVGSSDKSDSANPTTIVSGGNIVIHSK, from the coding sequence ATGAGAAATCTATTGGTACTTGCAATAGTATTTATGATGCTAGCACAGGTGATGGTGCCAGTCGCATTGGCTGCAGAGCTTGTCTCTGTCGAGGTAGTTTCCAACAGTCAGCATGCAGTAATTGAAGTCCAGCAGGGGGAGACCGTGAACTTTACGATAAATCTTACCGCAGAGGGATCTATTAGTGGAAGCTTCACTAGTTCTAATCCAAATAGGGCGGCCATCAATACCGTTTATTCTGTAACCGGTACCAGTGATTCTTCAAGTACTCCAAGTTCTTACTATGACTTTTACGCGAGCAGCACTTTAGTTGGAGGTTCTAACTATTTAGTGACATGGAACGGCGCGCCTGCTGCTTATGAAGTCCCAGCAACTGCTTCTGCATCCCTGACTGCAGAACCTGGCGATTATGTAATCCGGATTGCTGCTACATTTAATAATCCTAGCGGATCAGGAGGAAAACTGGGGGATACTACTGGGGACTATCTAACTATTCGGGTAATCGAGGCCACAAGTGTAACAAATTCAATACCCTCAGTTGCAGCAGACTGTAACTCAGTTATCGTTGATGAAGGACAAACCGCATTCAACACAGGAACATGGTCTGATCAAGACTCTGATGACAATGTCATATTAACTGCTTCTGTAGGCTCTGTTACTAAACTTGGGGACAACAATGATGGAACATGGTCTTGGTCATATGATACAACAGACGGACCGACCCAGGGTCAGGCAGTGACTATTACTGCAAATGATGGAAATGAGGGAGTTACAACAACTTCGTTCTCTCTCACTGTGAACAACGTTGCTCCAACGGCTACATTTGGGAACAACGGGCCGTTAAATGAAGGCTCTTCCTTCACGCTTTCTATGATAAACCCGTATGATCCTTCCAGCGTTGATACCACTGCTGGATTTGAGTATGCTTTTGATTGTGGGGCCGGATATGGAAATTTTAGTGCAGGTAACTCATTCACCTGTCCAACAGCAGATAATGGTATAGTGAATGTCAAGGGTAAAATAAGGGACAAAGACGGAGGAGTTTCTGAGTACAACGCAACTATAGCGATATACAATGTTGCTCCGGCAATCACATTGATCACAGGTCCGATAGGTCCGGTGGAAATGAATACTCCAGTCACGATGAATGCCACCTTCACCGATCCCGGTACTGACGATACTCATTCTGCGGTCTGGTCATGGGGAGATGGGACAGAAACATCAATGCTTCTTGGCACAGTGGCTTCTCCTGTTACAGGCAGCCACATTTATTCAGCCGCTGGCATCTACACGGTTACTCTCACAGTAACAGATGATGACAATGGTTCAGGCGTTGAGATCTATCAGTACGTAGTTGTTTACGACCCAAGTGCAGGATTTGTAACGGGTGGAGGATGGATAATGTCCCCAGCAGGTGCATATTCTGCAGATGAAAGCCTGGCAGGGAAAGCAAGTTTCGGCTTTGTTTCCAAGTACCAGAAAGGAGCTAAGGTTCCTACTGGGCAGACAGAGTTCCAGTTCAAAGCAGGTGATCTGAACTTCCAGAGCAGTTCCTATGAATGGCTGGTAATTTCCGGAAGTAAGGCTACCTACAAAGGTATTGGTACAATCAATGGCGCTGGAGATTATGGCTTCATGCTTACAGCCACCGATGGAGGCAACAAGGGCGTTGACACGTTCCGTATAAAGATATGGGATAGAAGTAATAACGATGCTGTAATCTATGATAATCAGGTAGGTTCATCCGACAAAAGCGATAGTGCCAATCCTACTACGATTGTTTCCGGAGGGAATATCGTTATCCATAGCAAGTAA
- a CDS encoding GTP-binding protein produces the protein MQIVLIGGFAGSEKKDLVFSVGNELIARSKNVCALVIESSGNNERTTLKIDPAIIVKEMRNIPCTFVNDLVAELPEIGRQSPFDHLLVEVPFSLPPGNVKKAIVSSGFKDLSFAPVICMLDVNMPRIDGTMIPKIVKTLILESEIIVAGACPADKKPIAVLSKIFEVNPDVKVFEHCAGSGVHTIGDFVDMIINRDNKTL, from the coding sequence ATGCAAATTGTTTTGATAGGAGGATTTGCAGGTTCAGAAAAAAAGGATCTTGTTTTCTCAGTCGGGAATGAACTAATCGCAAGAAGTAAAAATGTATGTGCACTCGTTATCGAGAGTAGTGGAAATAATGAGAGAACAACCCTTAAAATTGACCCGGCTATCATAGTTAAAGAGATGAGGAACATTCCCTGTACTTTTGTAAACGATCTGGTGGCTGAACTCCCGGAAATAGGCAGGCAGTCCCCTTTTGACCATCTCTTGGTCGAGGTCCCATTCAGTCTGCCACCCGGCAACGTAAAGAAGGCCATTGTAAGTTCCGGGTTCAAAGATCTGTCCTTTGCACCCGTTATCTGTATGCTCGATGTGAATATGCCCCGGATTGATGGGACGATGATCCCGAAGATAGTTAAGACCCTTATACTGGAGTCAGAGATCATAGTCGCAGGTGCCTGTCCTGCTGATAAAAAACCAATAGCGGTATTGAGCAAAATATTTGAAGTGAACCCTGATGTAAAGGTATTTGAGCACTGTGCAGGCTCCGGAGTACATACAATTGGTGATTTTGTTGATATGATCATCAACCGGGACAATAAGACCCTGTAG
- a CDS encoding helix-turn-helix transcriptional regulator, translated as MKKPLLDVMFASKKRKEILLLLKDGPVEMEAILRSMQTTRQALLPQIRILENHQVMAHSDDSYALTKTGELLVDAMVPLIERIETLDVDIDYWGTHSLEFIPPHLLSRIEELGKCKIKNPSISEIYNLPQGFEEESKKSKSVFGLTTVFHPNFSSVYEGLTDNGVAVSTIISKELFENLRKNQYASFKKLVESDKVNLFIYSKPVRTVFFAMNDFSTIYNILTKDGEVDHYIVRCHNKKAIGWSKELFEHYLKDSTPITEI; from the coding sequence ATGAAGAAGCCATTGCTGGATGTTATGTTTGCTTCCAAGAAAAGGAAAGAGATACTATTATTGCTTAAAGATGGCCCGGTGGAGATGGAAGCAATCCTCAGATCCATGCAAACAACACGGCAAGCTTTGCTTCCGCAGATAAGGATACTGGAGAATCACCAGGTTATGGCTCATTCGGATGACAGCTATGCATTGACAAAAACAGGTGAACTCCTAGTAGATGCAATGGTCCCTCTGATAGAGAGGATTGAAACCCTCGATGTCGATATAGATTACTGGGGAACCCATTCTCTTGAATTCATCCCGCCTCATCTCTTAAGCAGGATAGAGGAACTTGGAAAGTGTAAGATAAAAAATCCATCTATTTCGGAAATATATAACCTGCCCCAGGGTTTTGAAGAAGAGTCGAAGAAGTCAAAGTCAGTATTTGGGCTCACTACAGTATTCCACCCGAACTTTTCAAGCGTATATGAAGGATTGACAGATAATGGAGTAGCAGTATCCACCATTATCTCAAAGGAGCTTTTTGAGAACCTTAGAAAGAACCAGTATGCCAGCTTCAAAAAGCTTGTAGAATCGGACAAAGTTAATCTTTTCATCTATTCAAAACCAGTCAGGACCGTATTCTTTGCAATGAATGATTTTTCCACCATATACAATATACTGACAAAGGATGGCGAGGTTGATCATTACATTGTCAGGTGTCATAATAAAAAGGCTATCGGCTGGTCAAAGGAACTCTTTGAGCACTATTTGAAAGACTCGACGCCGATTACTGAGATTTGA
- a CDS encoding helix-turn-helix transcriptional regulator gives MVVKKPLLDIVFASHKRKGVLLLLRDEPRKIDSIMEQLDTSRQALLPQIRILEDHHLVTHNKDTYELTEIGKLIVDEMNPLLDTLEVFNVNPDYWGSHNIEFIPSHLLNRINELGKCDLIKPAITDIYEFNPQFYEHSKLSRSVCRVSTFFHPMYSKLYPELMELGVKIYLVLSQEVLDRLQDKPDPAFAKLLDNELFNLYLCPKKIDVLTFAYNDYYFLMNLLRSDGDTDSQHILCSNPSAIEWGKELFQYYLKDSIPVTRI, from the coding sequence ATGGTAGTAAAAAAGCCATTATTGGACATAGTATTTGCATCTCATAAAAGAAAAGGTGTGCTTCTTTTATTGAGGGACGAGCCGAGGAAAATAGATAGCATCATGGAGCAGCTCGACACAAGCAGGCAGGCATTGCTTCCACAGATCAGGATCCTGGAAGACCACCATCTTGTGACACATAATAAAGATACATATGAATTGACAGAGATCGGTAAACTGATAGTCGATGAAATGAACCCCTTGTTAGATACCCTTGAAGTGTTCAATGTCAATCCTGATTACTGGGGATCCCATAATATAGAGTTCATTCCATCTCATCTACTTAACAGGATAAATGAACTGGGAAAATGCGACCTGATAAAGCCGGCGATCACAGACATATACGAGTTCAATCCCCAGTTCTATGAGCACTCAAAATTATCCCGGTCCGTATGCAGGGTCAGCACCTTCTTCCACCCGATGTACTCTAAACTATATCCTGAACTGATGGAGCTTGGAGTTAAGATATACTTAGTGCTCTCGCAGGAGGTCCTTGACAGGTTACAGGACAAACCGGATCCTGCTTTTGCTAAACTCCTTGACAATGAGCTGTTTAATCTCTACCTGTGTCCAAAAAAAATAGATGTGCTCACATTTGCATATAATGACTACTATTTTCTCATGAACCTGCTCAGGAGTGATGGGGATACGGACAGTCAGCATATCCTGTGTTCGAACCCGTCTGCAATTGAATGGGGTAAAGAGCTTTTCCAGTACTACCTCAAAGACTCAATACCGGTGACCCGGATATGA
- a CDS encoding winged helix-turn-helix domain-containing protein, translated as MQKNRNETELQEKNYSEELAGIRAEISSLSQVVSRMLEQTNDQHLNMMCSEMRSDISRPLISYIIQDSKSALNSRMCTDCDRNEFCKAAFENLLQETALLLMDKTVDEEVLSQYEDRFEKLREFANTENCDSCTSQASEVFLKQLDLIRSLNGSGKNKADRAVPDSSEISDEVVSSICEPLANRQRLLMMRALSTGTKSFTELSRITGLRGGNLLFHLQKLTDSKLIGQKGERGDYFLTMRGHTTLRGLAELHRELKG; from the coding sequence ATGCAAAAAAACCGGAACGAAACGGAACTACAGGAAAAGAACTACTCCGAAGAACTTGCAGGTATCAGGGCTGAGATATCATCCCTGAGCCAGGTTGTCTCCCGGATGCTGGAGCAGACTAACGACCAGCATCTGAACATGATGTGTTCCGAAATGAGGAGTGATATATCAAGACCCCTGATCAGCTATATAATACAGGATAGCAAAAGCGCCCTCAACAGCAGAATGTGCACAGACTGCGACCGCAATGAGTTCTGCAAGGCTGCGTTCGAGAACCTGTTGCAGGAAACCGCGCTGCTTCTTATGGACAAGACTGTGGACGAGGAGGTCCTGTCCCAGTATGAGGACAGGTTCGAGAAGCTCAGGGAATTCGCCAATACTGAGAACTGCGACTCGTGCACTTCACAGGCTTCGGAAGTGTTCTTGAAACAGCTGGACCTCATACGCTCACTGAACGGTTCAGGAAAGAACAAGGCTGACAGAGCGGTCCCGGATAGCAGCGAGATATCGGATGAAGTCGTCAGCAGCATTTGCGAGCCGCTGGCAAACAGGCAGCGCCTTCTGATGATGAGGGCACTCAGCACGGGAACAAAGAGCTTCACAGAGCTCTCCAGAATAACAGGGCTCCGCGGGGGCAACCTGCTATTCCACCTCCAGAAGCTTACAGACAGCAAGCTGATCGGCCAGAAGGGCGAACGCGGGGATTACTTCCTTACAATGAGAGGACACACCACCCTCAGGGGACTTGCCGAGCTGCACCGGGAACTTAAGGGGTGA